From the Lathyrus oleraceus cultivar Zhongwan6 chromosome 4, CAAS_Psat_ZW6_1.0, whole genome shotgun sequence genome, one window contains:
- the LOC127137453 gene encoding uncharacterized protein LOC127137453 has translation MPGFEAGHEEGPKPGSRWTLMFEGASNARGHGIGVFITSPTGFHLPFTARLCFDCTNNMEEYEACIYGLEVAIDIRIKILKVYGDSTLVINQVKGDWETRDSKLIPYKEHIIKLVPYFDEISFHHISREENQLEDALATLASMLKVKWKNEAPFIHIDHLEESAHCLAIEAGPDDKPWFYEIKTFLEKRQYPEGISITDKKALRRLSSKFFLNGDVLYKRSYDSVLLRCMDRHEASTIIKSIHEGCEGVHAKGPAMAKKILRVGYY, from the coding sequence ATGCCAGGATTTGAAGCAGGCCACGAGGAAGGCCCTAAACCAGGATCACGATGGACGCTCATGTTCGAAGGTGCTTCCAATGCTCGAGGCCATGGCATAGGTGTTTTTATCACTTCTCCGACCGGTTTCCACCTTCCATTTACCGCTAGATTGTGTTTCgactgcaccaacaatatggaagaatatgaagcatgtatctacGGTTTAGAAGTGGCAATCGACATAAGGATCAAGATTCTTAAGGTATACGGTGATTCAACTCTGGTAATCAATCAGGTAAAAGGTGATTGGGAGACTCGGGATAGCAAGTTGATACCTTACAAGGAGCATATCATAAAACTGGTACCCTACTTTGATGAAATCTCTTTTCACCATATTTCTAGGGAAGAAAATCAATTAGAAGATGCTTTAGCCACGTTGGCATCTATGTTGaaagtcaaatggaagaatgaagcaccatTCATCCATATTGACCACTTAGAAGAGTCGGCGCATTGTCTAGCAATCGAGGCCGGTCCTGATGATAAGCCCTGGTTCTATGAAATAAAGACATTCTTGGAGAAACGGCAATATCCCGAGGGTATATCCATTACCGACAAGAAGGCTCTAAGAAGACTCTCTTCCAAGTTCTTCCTAAACGGTGATGTGTTATACAAACGAAGTTATGATTCTGTACttctcagatgcatggatagacatgaagctAGTACGATCATAAAATCCATACATGAAGGTTGCGAGGGTGTACATGCAAAAGGTCCTgctatggccaagaagatcctTCGGGTTGGGTATTATTAG